Proteins encoded within one genomic window of Haematobia irritans isolate KBUSLIRL chromosome 5, ASM5000362v1, whole genome shotgun sequence:
- the Vps35 gene encoding vacuolar protein sorting 35, giving the protein MPNSMDDQEKLLAEATSTAHKQAFQMNHFLDKDRMLDALKCASAMLSELRTSMLSPKSYYELYMVITDELCRLELYLSEKVKIEKEKEKETTDHYELVQYSNTIVPRLYLLITVGIVYIKNDPSLKRSILKDLVEMCRGVQHPLRGLFLRNYLLQCTRNILPDVLESENEHEGNVYDAIDFVLTNFAEMNKLWVRMQHQGHSSEKTRREKEREELKILVGTNLVRLSQLESASLEIYQRLILPGILEQVVSCRDAIAQEYLMECIIQVFPDEFHLQTLDPFLKSCAQLQTGVNVKNIIICLIDRLATYNQRSGRNNGMDIESIIPPEVKLFEVFSVQVANIVQTRSDMPLEDTISLQVALLSLAQKVYPDRVDYVDKVLGTTSQILESLDMNNISHLLSVNQELSRLLRICIDFYSNVLTVIQLNNFCPLLDKFDYTSRKTLALYLVMNILEYETLIPTAEQADAVLNIITPLIKDEESTAASKGQEPQIDMDEFAEEQGIVARFIHLLKSDDADMQYKILQTARKHLAAGGPLRIKFLLPPLVFSAYQLAYKYKDQEANHDENWDKKCQKIIQYCHSTISALAKADLAELALRLYLQGALVIGEIKYTNHETVAYEFMTQAFSLYEDEISDSKAQLAAITLIMSTFEQMTCFGEENADPLRTNCALAASKLLKKPDQCRGVVACAALFWSGKKNGNEMRDEKKTLDCLKKGARIAAQCLDIGVQVQLYVELLNHYLFYFERGNSLITVAMLNQLIAKINEELPNLEPSEEIKQIEMHYKNTLSHIKSRMDSNDAGLEVSFAGISIN; this is encoded by the exons ATGCCAAACAGCATGGATGATCAAGAGAAGCTTTTGGCAGAAGCCACAAGCACGGCACATAAACAGGCATTTCAAATGAACCATTTTTTGGATAAGGACCGTATGCTGGATGCCTTAAAGTGTGCAAGTGCCATGTTGAGCGAATTGCGCACGTCGATGTTATCTCCGAAAAGTTATTATGAACTAT atATGGTGATAACGGATGAACTATGTCGCCTCGAACTATATTTGAGTGAAAAGGTGAAGAtcgaaaaagaaaaagaaaaggaAACGACGGACCATTATGAACTAGTTCAGTATTCGAATACAATCGTACCACGATTGTATTTGCTCATAACTGTGGGCATAGTATACATTAAAAATGACCCTTCCTTGAAACGGAGCATTCTAAAGGACCTAGTGGAGATGTGTCGTGGTGTTCAACATCCTCTGAGAGGATTGTTTTTACGAAACTACTTGTTGCAATGTACTAGAAACATTTTACCCGATGTTCTAGAGTCAGAAAATGAGCACGAGGGTAATGTTTACGACGCTATAGATTTTGTGCTAACTAATTTTGCCGAAATGAATAAGTTGTGGGTCCGGATGCAGCATCAAGGACACTCCAGCGAAAAGACAAGACGTGAAAAAGAGAGAGAAGAATTGAAAATATTGGTTGGCACAAACTTGGTACGTTTGTCGCAATTGGAATCTGCTTCTTTAGAGATATACCAGCGATTGATATTACCCGGTATTTTGGAACAAGTTGTTAGTTGCCGTGATGCTATTGCCCAAGAGTATTTGATGGAATGTATTATTCAAGTTTTCCCAGATGAGTTTCATTTGCAAACATTAGACCCATTTTTAAAGTCGTGTGCGCAATTACAGACAGGAGTTaatgttaaaaatattattatttgtttaattgatCGGCTGGCGACTTACAATCAACGAAGTGGTAGA AACAATGGGATGGATATCGAGTCTATTATACCACCGGAAGTGAAATTGTTTGAAGTTTTCAGTGTACAGGTGGCAAATATTGTGCAA acccGTTCCGATATGCCTTTGGAAGATACTATATCTCTACAAGTAGCTTTACTAAGTTTGGCTCAAAAAGTTTATCCAGATCGTGTGGACTACGTAGACAAAGTACTAGGAACGACTTCACAGATACTTGAAAGTCTGGACATGAATAA CATTTCCCATTTGCTATCGGTCAATCAAGAACTATCACGTTTGTTGCGCATATGCAtcgatttctatagcaatgtcttAACTGTTATACAATTGAATAACTTTTGTCCTTTGTTGGATAAGTTCGATTATACATCTCGTAAAAcgcttgctttatatttggtgaTGAATATTTTGGAATATGAGACTCTTATACCAACCGCTGAGCAAGCTGATGCAGTGCTAAACATAATTACACCATTGATCAAAGACGAAGAATCAACAGCGGCATCGAAAGGACAGGAACCCCAAATAGATATGGATGAGTTTGCAGAAGAGCAAGGAATAGTTGCACG TTTCATACATTTGCTGAAATCGGATGATGCTGACATGCAGTATAAGATATTGCAGACTGCACGGAAACATTTAGCTGCTGGAGGGCCActgagaattaaatttttactaccgcCTTTAGTATTTTCGGCATATCAATTAGCCTACAAATACAAAGATCAGGAGGCAAATCATGATGAAAACTGGGAtaaaaaatgtcagaaaatcATTCAATACTGCCATAGTACTATTTCTGCTTTGGCAAAAGCAGACTTGGCGGAATTGGCTCTTCGTCTGTATCTACAAGGAGCTTTAGTAATCGGAGAAATAAAATACACTAATCATGAAACTGTTGCGTATGAATTCATGACTCAAGCATTCTCACTTTATGAAGACGAAATCTCAGATTCTAAGGCACAACTAGCCGCAATTACTCTAATAATGTCAACGTTTGAACAGATGACTTGTTTTGGTGAAGAAAATGCCGATCCTCTACGAACTAACTGCGCTTTGGCCGCATCGAAGTTACTAAAAAAACCTGACCAATGCAGAGGAGTAGTAGCCTGTGCCGCTCTTTTCTGGAGCGGAAA aaaaaatggtAATGAAATGCGAGACGAAAAGAAGACACTGGATTGTTTAAAAAAGGGTGCGCGGATCGCCGCTCAATGTTTGGATATCGGAGTTCAAGTCCAATTGTACGTTGAACTATTGAATCattatcttttttattttgaacgtgGTAATTCTCTAATAACTGTGGCTATGCTCAATCAG TTAATAGCAAAAATTaacgaagaacttccaaatttggagCCCAGTGAAGAGATAAAACAGATTGAGATGCATTACAAGAATACTTTGTCCCATATAAAAAGTCGCATGGATTCAAATGATGCGGGATTGGAAGTATCCTTTGCGGGGAtatctataaattaa
- the LOC142237805 gene encoding uncharacterized protein LOC142237805 isoform X1 — translation MDINLRIIEAVSKMPCLYTSSQIEERNKQWKRIAKELDIEEQTLKLRWHSILKRYHSEKLPTLYVDRLQFMKRNSHIRRDNKWPEFEITADTTEEQKNCEEYVFLEVDEIESQTTISKYSGVKNDKRNPIVTGNDISSVCIPDNGNKNNKTNGNNKCNDNANKENFSVVPTDDSSKQACLGSSVVIKANPEKNTESITSPSERCEDVIFGELVTAMLKRMSEDKKRNIKKEIMNLLLS, via the exons ATGGATATAAACTTAAGAATAATTGAGGCCGTGTCCAAAATGCCGTGCCTATACACTAgcagtcaaattgaagaaagaaACAAACAGTGGAAAAGGATCGCTAAAGAGTTGGACATTGAAG AACAAACATTGAAACTGCGATGGCATTCTATATTGAAACGATATCATTCCGAAAAATTACCAACACTTTATGTGGATCGTTTACAATTTATGAAGCGAAATTCACACATACGGCGCGATAATAAATGGCCGGAATTCGAAATCACAGCTGACACAACAGAAgagcaaaaaaattgcgaaGAATATGTATTCCTGGAAGTTGATGAGATTGAAAGCCAAACTACAATTAGCAAATATAGCGGTGTGAAGAATGATAAAAGAAATCCAATAGTAACTGGTAACGACATTTCTTCCGTATGTATACCtgacaatggaaataaaaataataagacTAATGGTAATAACAAATGCAATGATAATGCAAATAAAGAGAATTTTTCTGTTGTTCCGACTGACGACTCCTCTAAACAAGCCTGTTTGGGTTCATCAGTAGTAATCAAAGCTAATCCTGAGAAAAACACTGAATCTATAACATCACCCTCAGAACGGTGCGAAGATGTTATTTTCGGAGAGTTGGTGACAGCTATGCTGAAAAGAATGAGTGAAGATAAGAAACGAAATATCAAAAAGGAAATAATGAACTTATTACTAtcataa